Proteins from one Drosophila gunungcola strain Sukarami chromosome 3R, Dgunungcola_SK_2, whole genome shotgun sequence genomic window:
- the LOC128260689 gene encoding histone-lysine N-methyltransferase trithorax isoform X1 has protein sequence MGRSKFPGKPSKSINRKRISVLQLEDEANPAAESQQPPADSQQPSGSGSGSSGAREKGNNCDNDEDDNAPGGASISGNAASSSGAASSSENSGNGSGTGSGSGSSGSGSTNGGGVNGGTHHKSAANLDKEAVTKDKNGDSDKTRAAASRSGAPPTESSNSGSSSGKSSAVATGKFSGKSSKISSGSFSGTSSGRSSGSSPDANSAASSDGASSGISSGKSTGTTTAKSSEASSSASSGISLGKSAKATVTGTSGMIGAASLKALSVATPATSTGLASALASPGASSPGGAFAISAALLRARKNSNKKFKNLNLARGEIMLPSTSKLKQLSCPVVDSPTTSANASASPLASEGVLGVGGVSSPGEDVSLKRVLSEMPNEVDPEVAPSGCPAPANGATSGKGAAPTGTQATGASAGGSSPKPGPDAGSSTASTAAKQKKTVTFRNVLETSDDKSVVKRFYNPDVRIPIVSIMKKDSLNRPLNYSRGGECIVRPSILSKILNKSSNIDKLNSLKFRSVPASSSSLSRESCTSVSGSSPNVFGLLRAFGAPMDEDDEGGVTFRRNDSPEDRNNEENEEMDEDEDEEEVEEEEEENELDDNDEAASEKSADTEKSAGSEERDPEEKQLVMDSHFVLPKRSTRSSRIIKPNKRLLEEGAISTKKPPSCGDSKAKNLFSAASSTAVTSASTSGSQKLAKESFSSFGSLKTNSSAGESFVLRPPRLQFQADSKQGPFAVAKACPTSPSAIPTPVNSLPVSSFGTLSSPSSSSTTGTPASSVCSVCCAAVSSKDVAQARKYGVVACDVCRKFVSKMTKKSISATSSSANASSATQQQLQCKGSEGSTCSIHSAKSQLKNFKKFYKDRCTACWLKKCMISFQLTAAHRSRLGAILPPVMRVEASSREDKTAELLSPTGNLKYASSASSTSSSVIASSAAVKWKSSGDSTSALTSIKSNPLVENNVTFGSTPLLRPAILEKPLFLKISNAADQKLSAAESISPSPSRKTSKQEKEKVKEQEQSEKPLSPTLAATKKSTAVETPVTEAQKEEAPHASTTAATAVHSATSNGMSQSVTQPEANGDTNTTGDTLKRQRIDLKGPRVKHVCRSASIVLGQPLATFGEDQQAEEEAEVLQEIATPVPSAIPEPVPNKPTQMVTDENDNCASCKTAPVEETKPSKSSGTTQAEVKKLAAAVKEGPASTAPLATAKVTTRNAAVTSNLIVAPSKKQRNGDIVTSGSTTQSSNQTQGRRAKEQRQQRTLISIDFWENYDPAEVCQTGFGLIVTETVAQRALCFLCGSTGLDPLIFCACCCEPYHQYCVQDEYNLKHGSFEDTTLMGSLLETTVNATGPTSSSLNQLTQRLNWLCPRCTVCYTCNMSSGSKVKCQKCQKNYHSTCLGTSKRLLGADRPLICVNCLKCKSCSTTKVSKFVGNLPMCTGCFKLRKKGNFCPICQRCYDDNDFDLKMMECGDCSQWVHSKCEGLSDEQYNLLSTLPESIEFICKKCARRNESSRIKAEEWRQAVMEEFKASLYSVLKLLSKSRQACALLKLSPRKKMRCTCAASVNQGKLQPKALQFSTGSDNGLGSDGESQNSDDVYEFKEQQQQLQRNANMNKSRGKSLSCSCQQHISHSQSFSLVDIKQKIAGNSYVSLAEFNYDMSQVIQQSNCDELDIAYKELLSEQFPWFQNETKACTDALEEDMFESCSGTNYEDLPDGVGGSSSVYNEHSTSQAESRSGVLDIPLEEVDDLGSCGIKMRLDTRVCLFCRKSGEGLSGEEARLLYCGHDCWVHTNCAMWSAEVFEEIDGSLQNVHSAVARGRMIKCTVCGNRGATVGCNVRSCGEHYHYPCARSIDCAFLTDKSMYCPAHAKNGNALKANGSPSVTYESNFEVSRPVYVELDRKRKKLIEPARVQFHIGSLEVRQLGTIVPRFSDSYEAVVPINFLCSRLYWSSKEPWKIVEYTVRTTIQNSTSTLTALDVGRNYTVDHTNPNGKEVQLGLAQIARWHTSLARSDFLDNGGADWNGEFQNPNSCVPPDENTEEEPQQQADLLPPEIKDAIFEDLPHELLDGISMLDIFMYEDLADKTDLFAISEQSKDGTQAMTSGQAQSQSQQAGGASVSICDEDTRNSNTSLGNGWPASNPVEDAMLSAARNSSQVQMLKTLAWPKLDGNSAMATAIKRRKLSKNLAEGVLLTLSSQQRSKREMATVAGVSRRQSISEASTEGVATTSGSVRSKSFTWSAAKRYFEKSEGREEPTKMRIMQMDGVDDSITEFRIIAGDGNLSTAQFTGQVKCDRCQCTYRTYDAFQRHLPSCGPSMSTNESESDVNAAGNTNNSAQLSAESLNELQKQLLANAGGLNYLQTATSFPQVQGLGSLGQFGLQGLQQLQLQPQSLGNGFFLSQPNPTTQANTDELQIYANSLQSLAANLGGGFTLAQPTVTAPAQPQLIAVSTNPDGTQQFIQIPQTMQATTTAPTATYQTLQATNTDKKIMLPLTAAGKPLKTVATKAAQQAAAKQRQLKSGHQVKPIQAKLQPHPQQHQHQQQQQAQVQQPITVMGQNLLQPQLLFQSSAQSQAPQLILPQAQPQNIISFVTGDGSQGQPLQYISIPTAGDYKPQPQATATPTFLTTAPGGGATYLQTDASGNLVLTTTPTNSGLQMLTAQSLQAQPQVIGTLIQPQTIQLGGGSDGNQAGSNQQPLILGGTGGGATGLEFATTTPQVILATQPMYYGLETIVQNTVMSSQQFVSTAMPGMLSQNASFSATTTQVFQASKIEPIVDLPAGYVVLNNTGDTTTTGTFLNAASVLQQQSQDDATTQLLQNANFQFQTVPTSSGASTSMDYSAPVMVTAKIPPVTQMKRTNAQAKAAGISGVGKVPPQPQVVNKVLPTSIVTQQAQVQLKNSNLKQSQVKAKTASGTGTNCGAPPSIASKPLQKKTNMIRPIHKLEVKPKLMKPTPKVQQQNHVMLQQQQQQPQLQQQIPSVVVSQVPKVTISQQRIPAQPQQQLQQTQLLHIPQQQQQQQQQQQQQQQQQLQLQQQQQQQVQVQVQPSMPIITIAEAPVMQTQFVLEPQLLEQQEMANRVQHFSTSSSSSSSNCSLPTNVVNPMQQQPPPTSSSSTTRPTNRVLPMQQRQEPAPLSNECPVVPSPTPPKPVEQPVIQHLNNASASKCYAQKTALPSPVYEAELKTSSVLESIVPVTTMDAILEEQPATESIYTEGLYEKHSPAEAKTEQLLLQQQQREQLNQQLASNGYLLDKHTFEVEPMDTDVYRGDDLEEEEDEDDDFSLKMATSVCNDHEMSDSEEPAVKDKISKILDNLTNDDCADSIATATTMEVEASAGYQQMVEDVLATTAAASAPTVEFEGPLETAAVEAAATYINEMADAHVLELKQLQNGVELELRRRKEEQRTAPQEEQEPTKTALVPTASAPEPPPPIREPKKISGPHLLYEIQSEDGFTYKSSSIAEVWEKVFEAVQVARRAHGLTPLPEGPLADMGGIQMIGLKTNALKYLIEQLPGVEKCSKYTPKYHKRNGNVSTAASAGHCGNIGGGSASAAMAAVSGGDPQGLLDYGSDQDELQENAFDCARCEPYANRSEYDMFSWLASRHRKQPIQVFVQPSDNELVPRRGTGSNLPMAMKYRTLKETYKDYVGVFRSHIHGRGLYCTKDIEAGEMVIEYAGELIRSTLTDKRERYYDSRGIGCYMFKIDDNLVVDATMRGNAARFINHSCEPNCYSKVVDILGHKHIIIFALRRIVQGEELTYDYKFPFEEEKIPCSCGSKRCRKYLN, from the exons ATGGGCCGCTCCAAGTTTCCCGGCAAACCCTCCAAGTCAATCAACCGTAAGCGGATCAGTGTCCTGCAGCTGGAGGATGAGGCCAACCCGGCAGCGGAATCGCAGCAGCCACCGGCGGATTCCCAGCAGCCAAGTGGATCGGGATCCGGTTCGTCAGGGGCGCGGGAAAAGGGCAACAATTGTGATAACGATGAGGATGACAATGCGCCAGGTGGTGCCTCGATTAGTGGCAATGCCGCATCTTCGTCGGGCGCCGCCTCGAGCTCTGAAAACAGCGGTAATGGCAGCGGTACCGGTTCGGGATCGGGATCATCCGGTTCGGGGTCCACCAATGGCGGTGGAGTAAATGGCGGTACCCATCACAAAAGTGCTGCTAATCTGGATAAGGAGGCTGTGACCAAGGATAAAAATGGGGATAGTGATAAAACAAGAGCAGCTGCCTCCAGATCAGGAGCGCCACCCACTGAGTCATCAAACTCTGGATCATCTTCAGGAAAATCATCTGCAGTAGCTACTGGAAAATTCTCTGGCAAGAGTTCGAAAATTTCCTCAGGATCTTTTTCTGGAACATCTTCTGGAAGGTCCTCTGGTTCATCTCCGGATGCTAACTCTGCAGCATCTTCTGATGGTGCATCTTCGGGAATATCTTCTGGCAAGTCTACAGGGACAACAACTGCAAAGTCCTCTGAAGCATCATCTTCAGCATCTTCCGGAATATCCTTGGGGAAATCGGCAAAGGCAACCGTTACCGGGACTTCCGGCATGATTGGTGCAGCATCATTGAAAGCTCTGTCTGTAGCCACACCGGCCACATCCACTGGATTAGCCAGTGCTCTTGCCTCTCCGGGAGCATCCTCGCCAGGAGGAGCCTTTGCTATAAGTGCCGCTTTGCTGAGAGCCCGCAAAAATagcaataaaaagtttaagaaTCTAAACCTGGCCAGGGGCGAAATAATGCTGCCCTCCACATCCAAGTTGAAGCAGCTCAGTTGTCCGGTGGTGGACAGTCCCACCACCTCGGCAAACGCCTCGGCTTCCCCGCTTGCTTCGGAGGGAGTTCTGGGAGTAGGGGGCGTGTCCAGCCCAGGCGAAGATGTGTCCCTG AAGCGCGTCTTGAGCGAAATGCCCAATGAAGTCGACCCCGAAGTCGCTCCATCCGGCTGCCCTGCACCGGCAAATGGTGCTACATCGGGAAAGGGAGCTGCTCCGACTGGAACACAAGCAACTGGAGCATCAGCTGGAGGCAGTAGTCCTAAACCAGGACCAGACGCAGGATCTTCGACGGCATCAACGGCAGCCAAGCAAAAGAAGACCGTTACGTTTAGGAACGTGTTGGAGACAAGCGATGATAAGTCGGTGGTTAAGCGGTTTTACAATCCGGATGTCCGCATACCAATCGTCTCGATCATGAAAAAAGATTCCCTGAATCGACCCCTGAACTACTCCAGAGGAGGCGAATGTATCGTGCGGCCCTCCATCCTGTCAAAGATACTCAACAAGAGCTCCAACATCGATAAGCTCAACTCACTCAAATTCCGATCGGTGCCAGCGAGCTCATCTTCTCTAAGCCGGGAATCATGCACCAGCGTGTCTGGATCCTCTCCCAATGTCTTTGGTTTATTGCGCGCTTTTGGCGCGCCTATGGATGAAGACGACGAGGGTGGTGTAACCTTTCGTCGGAATGATTCTCCTGAAGATCGAAACAACGAGGAGAATGAGGAAatggatgaggatgaggacgaaGAAGAagtcgaggaggaggaggaggaaaatGAGCTGGATGACAACGATGAAGCAGCCTCCGAAAAGAGTGCGGATACGGAGAAAAGTGCAGGCTCTGAAGAGCGGGATCCGGAAGAGAAACAACTTGTCATGGACTCGCATTTTGTACTTCCCAAGAGGAGTACAAGATCCTCTAGAATTATCAAGCCCAACAAAAGATTGCTCGAAGAGGGTGCTATCAGCACAAAGAAGCCTCCATCATGTGGCGACTCCAAGGCTAAGAACCTCTTTAGCGCAGCTTCCTCCACTGCTGTTACCTCTGCGTCCACCTCTGGAAGTCAGAAGCTCGCCAAGGAGAGCTTCTCCAGCTTTGGCAGCCTGAAAACAAATAGCAGTGCAGGTGAAAGCTTTGTGCTGCGACCGCCGCGACTGCAATTTCAGGCGGACAGCAAGCAGGGACCTTTCGCTGTTGCCAAAGCCTGCCCAACATCGCCCAGTGCCATTCCGACGCCAGTTAATTCTTTGCCGGTTTCGTCTTTTGGAACGCTTTCCAGTCCCAGCTCAAGTTCAACAACAG GAACACCTGCATCCAGTGTCTGCTCCGTGTGCTGCGCGGCGGTCAGTAGCAAAGACGTGGCCCAGGCCCGCAAGTATGGAGTCGTGGCCTGCGACGTGTGCAGGAAATTCGTTTCGAAGATGACCAAGAAATCCATATCGGCTACTTCGAGCAGTGCCAATGCTTCTTCCGCCACCCAACAGCAACTACAGTGCAAGGGAAGCGAAG GATCAACCTGCAGTATCCATTCGGCTAAGAGCCAGTTGAAGAACTTTAAGAAGTTTTACAAGGATCGCTGTACCGCCTGTTGGCTGAAGAAGTGCATGATCTCTTTTCAGCTGACGGCAGCGCATAGGAGTAGGCTGGGAGCCATTTTGCCACCAGTAATGCGAGTGGAAGCCTCATCCCGCGAAGATAAAACCGCGGAACTGCTATCTCCAACGGGCAACCTAAAATATGCTTCCTCTGCGTCCTCTACTTCGTCTTCTGTGATTGCTTCTTCTGCAGCTGTTAAGTGGAAATCCAGTGGAGATTCCACCTCTGCGTTAACCTCCATTAAGTCCAATCCTTTGGTGGAGAACAATGTCACATTTGGGAGTACCCCTCTGCTGCGTCCAGCGATTTTGGAGAAGCCACTCTTCCTGAAAATAAGCAATGCAGCAGATCAGAAGCTCTCAGCAGCTGAGAGCATTAGTCCCAGTCCGTCGAGAAAGACGAGTAagcaggaaaaggaaaaggttAAGGAACAGGAGCAGAGCGAGAAGCCACTTAGTCCCACTTTGGCAGCCACCAAAAAATCTACAGCAGTGGAAACTCCAGTTACAGAAGCCCAAAAGGAGGAGGCACCGCATGCTTctacaacagcagcaacagctgtACATTCTGCAACTTCCAATGGAATGTCTCAAAGTGTTACTCAACCAGAAGCTAATGGGGATACCAATACTACGGGCGACACCTTAAAGCGTCAAAGGATTGATCTGAAGGGGCCTCGAGTCAAACATGTCTGCCGCAGTGCCTCTATTGTGCTCGGGCAACCTTTGGCCACCTTCGGCGAGGATCAGCAGGCCGAGGAGGAGGCTGAAGTGCTCCAAGAAATTGCTACTCCAGTGCCATCAGCAATTCCAGAGCCTGTCCCTAACAAACCAACTCAAATGGTTACGGATGAGAACGATAACTGTGCTAGCTGTAAAACTGCTCCTGTTGAGGAAACGAAGCCTTCTAAGTCCTCTGGAACAACTCAAGCTGAAGTAAAGAAGCTAGCAGCAGCAGTAAAAGAAGGACCGGCATCTACAGCACCTTTGGCAACTGCAAAGGTCACAACAAGAAATGCAGCGGTTACATCCAACCTAATAGTGGCGCCCAGCAAAAAACAACGAAATGGAGACATTGTTACCTCCGGTTCAACCACTCAATCCTCTAATCAAACCCAAGGACGTAGAGCGAAGGAGCAGAGGCAGCAACGTACGCTCATCTCCATCGATTTCTGGGAGAATTATGACCCAGCTGAAGTTTGCCAAACGGGTTTTGGATTGATTGTAACTGAGACAGTGGCTCAGAGGGCACTGTGCTTCTTGTGCGGTTCTACGGGCTTGGATCCACTGATCTTCTGTGCCTGCTGTTGCGAACCATATCATCAGTACTGCGTCCAGGATGAGTACAACCTGAAGCACGGATCTTTTGAGGATACAACGCTGATGGGCAGCCTGCTGGAAACTACGGTCAATGCTACTGGTCCAACATCGTCATCCCTGAATCAACTGACCCAGCGCTTGAATTGGCTGTGTCCCCGCTGCACTGTTTGCTACACCTGCAACATGTCGTCGGGGTCCAAAGTCAAGTGCCAGAAATGTCAGAAGAACTATCATAGCACGTGCTTGGGGACAAGCAAGAGACTTCTAGGAGCAGATCGTCCTTTAATATGTGTCAATTGCCTGAAATGCAAGTCTTGCTCCACGACAAAAGTGTCGAAGTTTGTGGGGAATCTACCGATGTGTACGGGCTGCTTTAAGTTGCGCAAAAAGGGCAATTTTTGTCCGATATGCCAGAGATGCTATGACGATAATGACTTTGATCTAAAGATGATGGAGTGCGGCGATTGTAGCCAGTGGGTTCATTCAAAGTGCGAAGGACTAAGCGATGAGCAATACAATCTGCTAAGTACGTTGCCGGAATCAATCGAGTTCATTTGCAAGAAATGTGCGCGTAGGAATGAGAGTTCCAGGATAAAGGCGGAAGAGTGGCGTCAGGCGGTGATGGAGGAGTTCAAGGCCAGTCTATATAGTGTACTGAAGTTGCTTAGCAAATCTCGGCAGGCCTGTGCCCTTCTAAAACTGAGTCCCCGCAAGAAAATGCGATGCACCTGTGCTGCATCCGTGAACCAAGGAAAACTTCAACCGAAAGCCCTCCAGTTTAGCACTGGATCGGACAACGGCTTGGGCAGCGACGGAGAGTCCCAAAACAGCGACGATGTCTACGAGTTtaaggagcagcagcagcagctgcaaagAAATGCGAACATGAATAAGTCACGAGGGAAATCCCTGTCCTGCTCCTGCCAACAACACATCAGTCATTCGCAATCCTTTAGCTTGGTGGATATTAAACAGAAGATTGCTGGCAATTCATACGTTTCCCTGGCAGAATTCAATTATGACATGAGTCAGGTTATCCAGCAGAGTAATTGCGATGAATTGGACATCGCCTACAAGGAGCTGCTGAGTGAACAGTTTCCCTGGTttcaaaacgaaacgaaagcCTGCACTGACGCCTTGGAGGAGGATATGTTTGAGTCCTGCTCGGGAACCAACTATGAGGATTTGCCAGACGGAGTAGGAGGAAGTAGCTCTGTCTACAACGAACACTCTACTTCGCAGGCAGAGTCGCGTTCTGGTGTCTTGGATATTCCCCTGGAGGAGGTTGACGACCTTGGCAGCTGTGGCATAAAAATGCGATTGGACACCAGGGTGTGTCTGTTCTGCCGGAAGAGTGGCGAAGGCTTGTCCGGCGAGGAAGCACGACTCCTATACTGCGGTCATGATTGCTGGGTTCACACCAATTGTGCGATGTGGTCGGCGGAGGTTTTCGAGGAGATTGACGGTTCCCTGCAAAATGTACACAGTGCGGTGGCCAGGGGAAGGATGATCAAGTGCACGGTGTGTGGAAATCGAGGAGCCACTGTCGGTTGCAATGTGCGATCTTGCGGTGAGCATTACCACTACCCATGTGCCAGAAGCATCGACTGCGCCTTCCTCACAGACAAATCCATGTATTGCCCCGCACATGCCAAGAATGGAAATGCCTTGAAGGCCAATGGATCCCCCAGTGTCACATACGAATCCAACTTTGAAGTATCCCGACCCGTGTACGTGGAGTTGGATAGAAAGCGGAAGAAGCTTATTGAACCAGCCCGTGTGCAATTCCACATTGGATCCTTGGAGGTGCGGCAATTGGGAACTATTGTTCCTAGATTTTCCGATTCCTACGAGGCCGTGGTGCCCATAAACTTTCTCTGCAGTCGTCTATATTGGTCTTCGAAAGAACCCTGGAAAATAGTAGAGTACACTGTACGCACCACTATTCAGAACAGTACGTCAACCCTAACAGCCCTGGATGTGGGCAGGAACTATACTGTGGACCACACGAATCCCAATGGCAAGGAGGTTCAGTTAGGTTTGGCGCAAATCGCCCGCTGGCATACCAGTCTGGCCAGGAGTGATTTCTTGGACAACGGCGGAGCCGATTGGAACGGGGAGTTTCAAAATCCCAACTCTTGTGTGCCACCAGATGAAAACACGGAAGAGGAGCCGCAACAGCAGGCTGACTTGCTTCCGCCAGAGATCAAGGATGCAATATTCGAGGATCTCCCCCACGAACTACTCGATGGCATCTCCATGCTGGACATTTTTATGTACGAGGACCTCGCGGATAAAACAGACCTATTCGCCATTAGTGAACAATCAAAGGATGGTACTCAGGCCATGACATCCGGTCAGGCTCAGAGTCAAAGTCAACAAGCCGGAGGAGCATCTGTAAGCATTTGTGATGAGGACACTCGGAATTCGAATACGAGCTTGGGAAATGGCTGGCCAGCCAGCAATCCCGTGGAGGATGCCATGTTATCCGCAGCCAGAAACTCCAGTCAAGTGCAGATGCTCAAAACACTAGCCTGGCCAAAGCTTGACGGAAACAGTGCCATGGCGACGGCTATTAAGAGGCGAAAACTATCTAAAAATTTGGCTGAAGGAGTGCTATTAACCCTGAGCAGTCAGCAACGAAGCAAAAGGGAGATGGCCACGGTGGCTGGCGTATCCAGGAGGCAGTCCATCAGTGAGGCATCCACCGAAGGCGTGGCCACCACATCTGGGTCGGTGAGAAGCAAGAGCTTCACCTGGAGTGCGGCTAAGCGTTATTTCGAAAAGAGCGAAGGACGTGAAGAGCCAACCAAGATGAGGATAATGCAAATGGATGGCGTGGACGACTCAATCACCGAATTCCGCATAATTGCCGGGGATGGAAATTTATCAACAGCTCAGTTCACCGGACAAGTTAAATGTGATCGTTGTCAGTGCACTTACAGAACCTACGATGCTTTCCAGCGCCATTTACCATCCTGTGGGCCATCAATGTCCACCAATGAATCCGAATCCGATGTGAACGCAGCAGGAAACACCAATAATTCCGCCCAGCTGAGTGCGGAAAGCTTGAATGAGCTGCAAAAGCAACTGCTAGCAAATGCAGGAGGCTTAAATTACCTCCAAACAGCAACATCGTTTCCCCAAGTGCAGGGCTTGGGTTCTCTGGGTCAGTTTGGCTTGCAGGGATTGCAGCAGCTCCAGCTGCAACCACAATCCCTGGGCAATGGATTCTTCTTATCCCAACCGAATCCTACTACCCAAGCGAACACAGATGAACTGCAGATCTATGCGAATTCCCTGCAAAGTTTGGCCGCCAATCTGGGTGGAGGTTTCACGTTGGCTCAGCCAACGGTGACAGCTCCAGCGCAGCCTCAATTGATTGCTGTCTCCACCAATCCCGATGGCACTCAGCAATTTATCCAAATCCCCCAGACGATGCAGGCCACAACAACTGCACCAACGGCAACGTATCAGACCCTGCAGGCCACCAATACGGATAAGAAGATAATGCTTCCCTTAACGGCAGCCGGAAAACCCCTGAAAACAGTGGCCACCAAGGCGGCTCAACAGGCGGCGGCCAAGCAGAGGCAACTGAAGTCCGGCCATCAGGTGAAGCCCATTCAGGCCAAGCTTCAGCCGCATCcccagcagcatcagcatcagcagcagcaacaggctCAAGTGCAACAGCCCATCACGGTGATGGGTCAGAATCTCCTCCAGCCGCAGCTGCTGTTCCAGAGCAGCGCCCAGTCGCAGGCACCGCAGCTAATCCTCCCGCAAGCCCAGCCCCAGAACATCATTTCGTTTGTGACTGGAGACGGAAGCCAGGGACAGCCACTGCAGTACATCTCCATACCGACTGCTGGGGATTATAAGCCACAGCCGCAGGCCACGGCGACGCCCACTTTTCTGACTACCGCTCCCGGTGGTGGAGCCACATACCTGCAAACAGATGCAAGTGGAAATTTAGTACTAACAACTACACCCACTAACTCTGGACTACAAATGCTCACGGCGCAATCGCTGCAAGCTCAACCCCAAGTGATAGGAACACTCATCCAGCCGCAAACCATTCAGCTGGGCGGAGGATCGGATGGGAACCAGGCAGGCAGCAATCAGCAACCGCTGATTTTGGGTGGAACAGGTGGCGGTGCCACTGGCTTGGAGTTTGCCACCACCACGCCCCAAGTGATCCTGGCCACCCAGCCGATGTACTACGGACTGGAGACGATTGTCCAGAATACGGTCATGTCGTCGCAGCAATTCGTGTCCACTGCAATGCCCGGAATGCTCAGCCAGAATGCTAGCTTCTCGGCCACTACCACACAGGTCTTCCAGGCAAGTAAAATCGAACCGATTGTGGATCTGCCGGCTGGATATGTAGTGCTCAATAATACTGGAGATACAACGACAACGGGGACGTTCCTGAACGCAGCCAGTGTACTGCAACAGCAGTCGCAAGATGACGCAACCACACAGCTACTGCAGAATGCCAACTTCCAGTTCCAAACAGTGCCCACATCTTCAGGTGCCTCCACATCCATGGATTACTCCGCACCCGTTATGGTCACGGCCAAGATTCCGCCAGTAACTCAAATGAAGAGAACGAATGCTCAGGCCAAGGCAGCCGGGATTTCTGGAGTGGGCAAGGTCCCACCGCAACCGCAGGTGGTGAACAAGGTGCTGCCCACCAGCATAGTCACCCAGCAGGCACAAGTACAGCTTAAGAACTCCAATCTCAAACAATCTCAGGTCAAGGCCAAAACTGCATCGGGCACGGGTACGAATTGTGGAGCCCCACCGAGTATTGCTTCGAAGCCTCTTCAAAAGAAAACCAACATGATTCGACCCATTCACAAGCTGGAAGTGAAACCGAAATTAATGAAGCCCACGCCGAAGGTGCAGCAACAAAACCATGTAAtgttgcagcaacagcagcagcagccacagttgcagcagcaaattCCATCCGTTGTGGTCAGTCAGGTGCCCAAGGTGACGATCTCACAGCAGCGAATCCCAGCGCAACCTCAACAGCAACTTCAGCAGACGCAGTTGCTCCACAttccccagcagcagcagcagcagcagcagcaacagcagcagcagcaacaacaacagctacagctacagcagcagcagcagcaacaggtgCAGGTACAGGTGCAACCTTCGATGCCAATTATAACAATTGCTGAAGCACCTGTGATGCAAACCCAATTCGTGCTGGAACCGCAACTGTTGGAGCAGCAGGAGATGGCGAACCGAGTGCAGCATTTTTCCACCAGTAGCAGTAGTAGTAGCAGCAACTGTTCCCTGCCCACCAATGTGGTAAATCCTATGCAGCAACAGCCACCACCAACATCAAGTAGCTCCACAACAAGGCCAACAAACCGGGTGCTACCGATGCAGCAGCGCCAGGAGCCTGCTCCTTTGTCCAACGAGTGTCCAGTAGTTCCATCACCGACTCCTCCGAAGCCTGTCGAACAGCCGGTAATCCAGCACTTGAACAACGCCAGTGCCTCCAAGTGTTATGCTCAAAAGACAGCGTTACCTTCACCCGTGTACGAGGCGGAGCTAAAGACCAGTTCGGTTTTGGAGAGCATTGTGCCAGTTACCACGATGGATGCAATTTTGGAGGAACAGCCAGCCACGGAGTCCATCTACACGGAGGGGCTCTACGAGAAGCACTCGCCGGCGGAGGCCAAAACCGAGCAACTTCTcctccagcagcaacagcgcgAGCAACTGAATCAACAGCTGGCTAGCAACGGGTATCTGCTCGACAAGCACACCTTCGAAGTGGAACCCATGGACACCGACGTCTACAGGGGGGATGATCTtgaagaggaggaggacgaggatgaTGACTTTAGCCTCAAGATGGCCACATCGGTTTGCAATGACCACGAGATGTCCGACAGTGAGGAGCCGGCGGTCAAGGACAAGATCAGCAAGATTCTGGACAATCTGACCAACGACGACTGTGCGGATTCCATAGCCACTGCGACGACGATGGAAGTGGAAGCCAGCGCTGGTTATCAGCAAATGGTTGAGGATGTCCTGGCCACCACAGCGGCGGCATCTGCTCCCACCGTTGAGTTCGAAGGTCCTCTGGAAACTGCAGCTGTTGAAGCAGCAGCCACCTATATAAACGAAATGGCCGATGCTCATGTCCTGGAACTCAAGCAGCTGCAAAATGGAGTGGAACTGGAGCTCAGAAGGAGAAAGGAGGAGCAGCGGACGGCGCCACAGGAGGAACAGGAGCCCACGAAAACGGCCTTAGTGCCCACAGCATCTGCTCCAGAACCACCGCCACCCATTCGAGAGCCCAAGAAGATCAGTGGTCCGCATCTGCTGTATGAAATCCAAAGCGAAGATGGCTTCACGTACAAGTCCAGCTCCATCGCTGAGGTCTGGGAGAAGGTATTTGAGGCAGTGCAGGTGGCGAGGCGGGCCCATGGACTCACTCCGCTCCCAGAGGGTCCTCTGGCGGATATGGGTGGCATCCAGATGATTGGCCTCAAAACGAACGCCCTGAAATACCTGATTGAACAGCTGCCGGGAGTTGAAAAGTGTTCGAAGTATACTCCAAAATATCACAAGCGAAATGGCAACGTATCCACAGCGGCGAGTGCAGGCCATTGCGGGAATATAGGCGGAGGCAGTGCATCCGCTGCCATGGCGGCAGTTTCTGGTGGCGACCCACAAGGCCTACTCGACTATGGATCCGATCAGGATGAACTGCAGGAGAATGCCTTTGATTGCGCCCGCTGTGAGCCGTATGCCAATCGCAGCGAGTATGATATGTTCAGCTGGCTGGCATCCAGGCATCGCAAGCAGCCCATTCAGGTGTTTGTTCAGCCATCAGACAATGAACTGGTGCCCag ACGCGGAACTGGCAGCAATCTTCCCATGGCCATGAAATATCGCACGCTGAAGGAGACCTACAAGGATTATGTCGGAGTCTTCAGATCGCACATCCATGGACGTGGTCTGTACTGCACCAAGGATATTGAGGCGG GTGAAATGGTCATCGAATATGCCGGCGAGTTGATTCGCTCCACTCTGACTGACAAAAGGGAGCGCTACTACGACAGTCGCGGCATCGGCTGCTATATGTTCAAGATCGATGACAACCTCGTTGTAGATGCCACTATGCGCGGCAATGCGGCGCGCTTTATCAATCACTCTTGTGAG CCAAATTGCTACTCGAAAGTGGTGGACATCCTGGGTCACAAACACATCATAATCTTTGCGCTGCGCCGAATTGTGCAGGGCGAGGAGCTGACCTACGACTATAAATTTCCTTTCGAGGAAGAGAAGATACCTTGTTCATGCGGTTCCAAAAGGTGTCGGAAgtacttaaattaa